From Vibrio crassostreae, one genomic window encodes:
- the oppC gene encoding oligopeptide ABC transporter permease OppC, with product MLKKKENLEAIEKFSESLEIEGRSLWQDARIRFMRNKAAMVSLFILTIMVLAVIFLPMLAQYTYDDTDWYAMHVGPNADHWFGTDSLGRDLYVRTLIGGRISLMVGVMGAFVAVLIGTLYGAASGFIGGRTDRVMMRILEILYAVPFMFLVIVLVTFFGRNIILIFVAIGAIAWLDMARIVRGQTLSLRSKEFIEAAHVCGVSKWKIITRHIVPNVLGIVAVYSTLLIPSMILTESFLSFLGLGVQEPMTSWGALLQEGSQTMEVAIWQLTFPAAFMVVTLFCFNYVGDGLRDALDPKDR from the coding sequence ATGTTGAAGAAAAAAGAAAATTTAGAAGCGATCGAAAAGTTCTCTGAGAGTTTAGAGATTGAAGGTCGTAGTTTGTGGCAGGATGCACGCATTCGTTTCATGCGTAACAAAGCTGCAATGGTCAGCCTGTTCATCCTTACGATTATGGTACTGGCGGTTATCTTCTTACCGATGCTAGCTCAGTACACTTATGATGATACTGACTGGTACGCAATGCACGTGGGTCCAAACGCGGATCACTGGTTTGGTACTGATAGTTTAGGCCGTGACTTGTACGTTCGTACGCTTATCGGTGGCCGTATCTCACTAATGGTTGGTGTGATGGGTGCCTTCGTAGCGGTACTTATTGGTACACTTTACGGTGCAGCTTCTGGCTTCATCGGTGGTCGTACTGACCGAGTGATGATGCGTATCCTAGAGATCTTGTACGCGGTTCCATTCATGTTCCTAGTTATCGTTCTAGTAACATTCTTTGGTCGTAACATCATCCTAATCTTCGTTGCTATTGGTGCGATTGCTTGGCTAGATATGGCGCGTATTGTACGTGGTCAAACGCTGAGCTTACGTAGTAAAGAGTTCATTGAAGCAGCACACGTATGTGGTGTGAGCAAATGGAAGATCATTACACGTCACATCGTACCAAACGTACTGGGTATCGTAGCGGTTTACTCTACGCTGCTTATTCCAAGCATGATCCTTACAGAATCATTCTTATCTTTCCTTGGTCTTGGTGTTCAAGAGCCTATGACAAGCTGGGGCGCATTGCTTCAAGAAGGTTCGCAAACAATGGAAGTTGCTATCTGGCAATTGACGTTCCCTGCGGCATTCATGGTAGTTACGCTGTTCTGCTTTAACTACGTAGGTGATGGTCTGCGCGACGCGCTTGATCCAAAAGACAGATAA
- the oppB gene encoding oligopeptide ABC transporter permease OppB — MLKFIMKRIFEAIPTMLVLITISFFLMRFAPGNPFSSERPLPPEVMANIEAKYGLDKPVFEQYTTYLTNILQGDFGPSFKYQDYTVNELIAVALPVSAKVGFVAFIFTLLMGVTVGTIAALKHNTWVDYTIMSTAMLGVVMPSFVLAPALIYLFSLHWNIFPAGGWHGGTFMYIVLPVIAMSLLYVATFARITRGSMIETLNSNFIRTARAKGLSYRYIILKHALKPAMLPVVSYMGPAFVGIITGSVVVETIFGLPGIGKLFVNAAFNRDYSLVMGVTILIGFLFILFNAIVDILLALIDPKIRY; from the coding sequence ATGCTTAAATTCATTATGAAAAGGATATTTGAAGCGATTCCAACCATGTTGGTGTTGATCACTATATCTTTCTTTCTCATGCGTTTCGCACCGGGTAACCCGTTTTCAAGCGAACGTCCATTACCGCCAGAAGTTATGGCTAACATCGAAGCTAAATACGGCTTAGATAAACCAGTATTTGAACAATACACCACGTATTTGACAAATATCTTACAAGGTGACTTCGGTCCCTCGTTTAAATACCAAGATTACACAGTAAATGAGCTGATCGCGGTTGCACTTCCAGTATCTGCGAAGGTAGGTTTCGTTGCCTTTATCTTCACATTATTGATGGGGGTCACCGTCGGGACGATTGCTGCCTTGAAGCACAATACCTGGGTCGACTACACCATAATGTCGACCGCCATGCTCGGGGTGGTGATGCCATCTTTCGTGTTGGCACCGGCGCTTATTTACCTTTTCTCCCTGCACTGGAATATATTCCCAGCAGGTGGTTGGCATGGCGGTACATTCATGTACATCGTGCTGCCTGTTATCGCGATGTCTCTTCTTTACGTAGCAACCTTTGCTCGTATTACTCGCGGTAGCATGATTGAAACGCTAAACAGTAACTTTATCCGAACTGCACGTGCAAAAGGCCTAAGCTACCGTTACATCATTCTAAAACATGCACTTAAGCCAGCAATGCTGCCTGTTGTTTCTTACATGGGCCCTGCGTTCGTAGGTATCATCACAGGTTCAGTTGTTGTTGAAACCATCTTCGGCCTACCAGGTATCGGTAAGCTGTTTGTTAACGCCGCGTTTAACCGTGACTACTCGCTAGTAATGGGTGTAACCATCTTGATTGGTTTCCTATTCATCTTGTTCAACGCAATCGTTGATATTTTGCTAGCGCTGATTGACCCGAAAATTCGCTACTAA
- a CDS encoding ABC transporter substrate-binding protein: MYKNKITQALLLGAGLAVAASSTLSIAAEVPAGTELAKVQELVRGNGTEVATIDPHKSQGVPESHVIRDLLEGLVNQDGEGNTIPGVAESWETTDNKTFTFHLRKDAKWSNGDPVTAQDFVYSWKRAVDPATASPYAWYMEYTKMANAKDIVAGKKDKSELGVKAVDANTLVVELETAVPYFVMMMGHTTMKPVHQATVEKYGDQWTKPEHFVGNGAFSVDKWVVNERLVLKRNDQYWNNDKTVLNKVTFLPIENQVAEMNRFLSGEIDFTNELPTEHFKRLQKEYAEDVSVAGNLCTYYYIFNTKKAPFDDVRVRQAISYAIDRDIVTGAILAQGQKPAYFLTPEITAGFDPELPAYGKMSQKERNAEAERLLEEAGYGKDNPLKFNLLYNTSENHKKIAVALGSMWKKTLGLSVTLENQEWKTYLSSKDSGDFEVARAGWCGDYNEASSFLTLMKSNNTTGGVHYDSAAYDQIIDKALNSTSEEERKALYLEAEALMAKDMPIAPIYQYVKSRLLNPHVGGFPINNAEDKIFSKDLYIKAQ, encoded by the coding sequence ATGTACAAGAATAAAATCACTCAGGCCCTTCTTCTAGGTGCTGGTTTGGCAGTGGCTGCCTCTTCTACTCTTTCTATCGCTGCTGAAGTTCCAGCAGGTACAGAACTGGCAAAAGTTCAGGAACTTGTTCGTGGTAACGGTACTGAAGTTGCGACAATCGACCCACACAAATCTCAAGGTGTACCAGAATCTCACGTAATCCGTGATCTTCTTGAAGGTCTAGTGAACCAAGACGGCGAAGGTAATACTATCCCTGGTGTTGCTGAAAGCTGGGAAACGACAGACAACAAAACATTCACTTTCCACCTACGTAAAGACGCAAAATGGTCTAACGGCGATCCTGTAACAGCTCAAGATTTCGTATACAGCTGGAAACGTGCAGTCGATCCTGCGACGGCTTCTCCATACGCTTGGTACATGGAATATACTAAGATGGCGAATGCGAAGGACATCGTAGCGGGTAAGAAAGACAAGAGTGAGCTAGGCGTTAAAGCTGTAGATGCAAACACGCTTGTTGTTGAATTAGAAACAGCGGTACCATACTTCGTAATGATGATGGGCCACACAACAATGAAGCCAGTACACCAGGCGACTGTTGAAAAATACGGTGACCAGTGGACTAAGCCAGAGCACTTTGTTGGCAATGGTGCATTCTCTGTTGATAAATGGGTTGTTAACGAGCGTCTAGTACTTAAGCGTAACGACCAATACTGGAACAACGATAAGACGGTTCTAAATAAAGTAACCTTCCTACCAATCGAAAACCAAGTAGCGGAAATGAACCGCTTCCTATCTGGCGAAATCGATTTCACAAACGAACTTCCAACTGAGCACTTCAAGCGTCTTCAAAAAGAGTACGCGGAAGATGTATCTGTAGCGGGTAACCTATGTACTTACTACTACATCTTCAACACGAAGAAAGCACCATTTGATGATGTTCGTGTTCGTCAGGCAATCTCTTACGCGATCGACCGTGATATCGTAACAGGTGCTATCCTAGCGCAAGGTCAAAAACCTGCGTATTTCCTAACGCCTGAAATCACAGCTGGCTTCGATCCTGAGTTACCTGCTTACGGTAAGATGTCTCAGAAAGAGCGTAACGCAGAAGCGGAACGTCTTCTTGAAGAAGCGGGTTACGGTAAAGACAACCCACTTAAATTCAACCTACTTTACAACACTTCAGAGAACCACAAGAAGATTGCTGTAGCGCTAGGTTCTATGTGGAAGAAAACACTGGGTCTTTCTGTAACACTTGAGAACCAAGAGTGGAAAACGTACCTATCTTCTAAAGATTCTGGTGACTTCGAAGTAGCGCGTGCTGGTTGGTGTGGTGACTACAACGAAGCGTCTTCGTTCCTAACGCTAATGAAGAGTAACAACACTACCGGTGGTGTTCACTACGACAGCGCGGCTTACGATCAAATCATCGATAAAGCACTTAACTCAACTTCAGAAGAAGAGCGTAAAGCACTTTACCTAGAAGCTGAGGCGCTAATGGCAAAAGACATGCCAATCGCTCCTATCTACCAATACGTTAAATCTCGTCTACTTAACCCGCATGTTGGTGGTTTCCCAATCAACAACGCGGAAGATAAGATCTTCTCGAAAGACCTATACATCAAAGCTCAATAA
- the moaE gene encoding molybdopterin synthase catalytic subunit MoaE, with the protein MDSRVVVTAEDFSVGDEYDYLAQGTAAGAVVTFVGKVRDMNLGDNVIGLSLEHYPGMTEKSLSEICDQAEARWPIQKMRVIHRVGDLDIGDQIVYVGVSSAHRGAAFEACEFVMDFLKTKAPFWKKERTTEETRWVDSRDSDAKAAERWVK; encoded by the coding sequence ATGGACTCAAGAGTAGTAGTTACTGCAGAAGACTTTTCTGTGGGTGACGAATACGATTATCTAGCTCAAGGCACAGCTGCAGGAGCGGTAGTGACGTTTGTTGGTAAAGTTCGCGACATGAACCTTGGCGACAACGTGATTGGTTTGTCTCTAGAGCACTATCCGGGTATGACAGAGAAATCACTGAGCGAGATCTGTGATCAAGCTGAGGCACGCTGGCCAATTCAAAAGATGCGTGTTATCCATCGTGTTGGTGACCTAGATATCGGTGACCAGATTGTTTACGTTGGTGTATCCAGTGCACACCGCGGTGCGGCCTTTGAAGCCTGTGAGTTTGTGATGGACTTCCTGAAAACCAAAGCGCCGTTTTGGAAGAAGGAACGTACCACTGAAGAAACTCGTTGGGTTGACTCTCGAGATTCAGATGCGAAAGCTGCAGAGCGTTGGGTAAAATAA
- the moaD gene encoding molybdopterin synthase sulfur carrier subunit, with translation MITVLFFAQTRELVGVDSVEVDAQFKTIAAIRSHLVTQEGKWDIALEEGKLLAALNQSIVPLTTEVKDGDEVAFFPPVTGG, from the coding sequence ATGATTACAGTTCTTTTCTTTGCTCAAACTCGTGAACTTGTTGGTGTGGACAGCGTTGAAGTTGATGCACAGTTCAAGACGATTGCAGCGATTCGCAGCCACCTTGTAACACAAGAAGGCAAATGGGATATCGCATTGGAAGAGGGCAAGCTTTTGGCTGCGCTTAACCAATCAATCGTACCTTTGACGACTGAAGTGAAAGACGGCGATGAAGTGGCTTTCTTCCCACCAGTGACTGGAGGCTAG
- the moaC gene encoding cyclic pyranopterin monophosphate synthase MoaC, producing MSQFTHINASGEANMVDVSAKAETVREARAEAFVKMSAETLELIVSGSHHKGDVFATARIAGIQAAKKTWDLIPLCHPLLLTKVEVQLEAIESENKVRIESVCKLAGKTGVEMEALTAASVAALTIYDMCKAVQKDIVIENVRLLEKTGGKSGHFKVES from the coding sequence ATGAGCCAATTTACACACATTAACGCGTCTGGCGAAGCAAACATGGTCGATGTATCGGCAAAAGCTGAGACAGTACGTGAAGCGAGAGCGGAAGCTTTCGTAAAAATGTCTGCTGAAACGCTAGAGCTGATTGTTTCTGGTAGCCACCATAAAGGCGATGTTTTTGCAACGGCACGCATTGCGGGTATTCAAGCGGCTAAGAAGACGTGGGATCTGATTCCACTGTGTCACCCTCTGCTATTAACCAAAGTAGAAGTGCAGCTTGAAGCTATCGAGTCTGAAAACAAGGTTCGCATCGAATCTGTTTGTAAGCTTGCGGGTAAGACAGGCGTAGAAATGGAAGCGCTAACGGCTGCTTCTGTTGCTGCGTTAACGATTTACGATATGTGTAAAGCTGTTCAGAAAGATATTGTTATCGAGAATGTACGTCTGTTAGAGAAGACGGGTGGTAAGTCTGGTCACTTTAAGGTGGAATCATGA
- the moaB gene encoding molybdenum cofactor biosynthesis protein B, which yields MGHAESKFQAANIAVLTVSDTRTEENDTSGGYLAEHAKEAGHNVVDKQIVIDDMYKIRAIVSKWIADESVQAIMITGGTGFTSRDSTPEALKPLFDKEVEGFGELFRQVSYEEIGTSTIQSRAIAGFANHTVIFAMPGSTGACRTGWTKIIKQQMDASHRPCNFMPHLSV from the coding sequence ATGGGTCACGCAGAAAGCAAATTTCAAGCAGCAAACATCGCAGTACTAACGGTTTCAGATACGCGTACAGAAGAAAATGACACGTCCGGTGGTTACCTAGCTGAGCATGCTAAAGAAGCAGGCCACAACGTGGTTGATAAGCAAATTGTTATCGATGACATGTACAAGATCCGTGCGATCGTATCCAAGTGGATCGCTGATGAAAGCGTACAAGCGATCATGATCACTGGCGGTACTGGTTTTACTTCTCGTGACAGCACGCCTGAAGCGCTTAAGCCACTATTTGACAAAGAAGTAGAAGGCTTCGGTGAGCTATTCCGTCAAGTATCTTATGAAGAGATCGGTACATCGACAATTCAATCTCGTGCGATTGCGGGCTTTGCTAACCACACAGTTATCTTTGCGATGCCAGGTTCTACAGGTGCTTGTCGCACAGGTTGGACTAAGATCATCAAGCAACAAATGGATGCTAGTCACCGCCCTTGTAACTTCATGCCACACCTTTCTGTATAA
- the moaA gene encoding GTP 3',8-cyclase MoaA, protein MAQQFEDRFHRKFYYLRLSVTDVCNFKCTYCLPDGYKPSGQKNSSFLSVPEIKRVVKAFADCGTSKIRITGGEPSLRKDFPEIIHTVASTPGIEKVATTTNGYRMEKQVGQWRDAGLTHINVSVDSLDSRMFHQITGENKFTEVMRGIDKAFEVGYEQVKVNVVLMKDLNSQELPAFLNWIKDKPIQLRFIELMKTGEMDELFDKHHVSGVAIRNQLIANGWLLKVKAVNDGPAQVFVHPDYKGEIGLIMPYEKDFCESCNRLRVSATGKLHLCLFGDHGVELRDLIQEDQQEQELIDRIQAQLQTKSVSHFLHDGNSGMTPNLASIGG, encoded by the coding sequence GTGGCGCAACAATTCGAAGATAGATTCCATCGCAAGTTTTATTACTTGCGCTTGTCGGTTACAGACGTCTGTAACTTTAAATGTACTTACTGCTTGCCGGATGGTTACAAACCGTCAGGGCAAAAAAACTCGTCTTTTTTAAGTGTTCCCGAGATCAAACGCGTTGTAAAAGCGTTTGCAGATTGTGGTACCTCAAAGATCCGCATTACAGGCGGAGAGCCGAGTCTGCGTAAAGACTTTCCTGAAATCATACATACCGTTGCTTCTACTCCAGGCATCGAAAAAGTGGCCACGACAACGAATGGCTACCGCATGGAGAAACAAGTAGGGCAATGGCGCGATGCTGGTTTAACCCATATAAACGTTAGCGTGGATAGTTTAGATTCACGTATGTTCCATCAGATCACTGGTGAGAATAAGTTTACTGAGGTTATGCGAGGCATTGATAAAGCGTTTGAGGTTGGCTATGAACAAGTCAAAGTCAACGTTGTATTGATGAAAGACCTCAACAGTCAGGAATTACCAGCCTTCCTTAATTGGATCAAAGACAAACCTATTCAATTACGTTTTATCGAGCTGATGAAAACCGGCGAGATGGACGAGTTGTTCGATAAACACCATGTATCTGGCGTTGCGATTCGCAATCAGCTTATTGCTAACGGTTGGCTGTTAAAAGTCAAAGCGGTTAACGATGGTCCAGCACAAGTGTTTGTCCACCCAGACTACAAGGGTGAAATTGGTTTGATCATGCCTTACGAGAAAGACTTCTGTGAGAGTTGTAACCGACTGCGTGTTTCTGCGACTGGTAAACTTCACCTATGTCTGTTTGGCGACCACGGTGTTGAACTGCGAGATCTGATTCAAGAAGATCAACAAGAGCAAGAGCTCATTGATCGAATTCAGGCTCAGCTTCAAACCAAGTCTGTTAGCCACTTCTTACATGATGGCAACAGCGGCATGACTCCAAACTTGGCGTCAATCGGCGGTTAA
- a CDS encoding YvcK family protein produces MNIYASKKVVAIGGGHGLGRMLAALKDFGNNATGIVATTDNGGSTGRIRDCQGGIAWGDTRNCINQLITEPSISSMMFEYRFRGQGELDGHNLGNLMLTALDNLSVRPLEAINLIRNMLKVDVNIVPMTEHPSDLTALSMDGRWVTGETNVDDMTEKLRMMDLSPEVPATKEAVAAVEEADCIVLGPGSFLTSVMPPLLLPEIGKAISENTKAKVIFIENLSPEHGPAGKMTLQEQLEWCERTCKARKIDVVLGNEPHPELEGQWNCVTTDLASANRDWRHDRVKLQQAIEAQLA; encoded by the coding sequence ATGAATATTTACGCTTCAAAGAAGGTCGTAGCAATCGGTGGAGGCCATGGCTTAGGTCGTATGCTTGCTGCACTAAAAGACTTTGGTAACAACGCAACTGGCATTGTTGCAACAACGGATAATGGCGGCTCAACCGGACGAATTAGAGACTGCCAAGGTGGTATCGCTTGGGGAGATACTCGTAACTGTATCAACCAATTGATCACTGAACCTTCAATCAGCTCGATGATGTTTGAATACCGCTTTCGCGGCCAAGGTGAACTCGACGGTCATAACTTGGGTAACCTGATGCTCACGGCATTAGACAACCTCTCGGTTCGCCCACTAGAAGCGATTAACCTAATTCGAAATATGCTCAAGGTCGACGTCAATATCGTGCCGATGACCGAGCACCCTTCTGACCTCACAGCCCTATCAATGGACGGACGTTGGGTAACCGGCGAAACCAACGTTGATGACATGACAGAAAAACTGCGCATGATGGACTTGTCGCCAGAAGTGCCAGCGACCAAAGAGGCCGTTGCCGCGGTGGAAGAAGCAGACTGTATTGTACTTGGCCCAGGCAGCTTTCTAACCAGTGTGATGCCTCCGCTGCTACTACCAGAAATTGGTAAAGCAATCTCAGAAAACACCAAGGCAAAAGTTATCTTCATTGAAAACCTGTCTCCAGAACACGGTCCAGCAGGTAAAATGACGCTTCAAGAGCAATTGGAGTGGTGTGAACGTACCTGTAAAGCACGTAAGATAGACGTTGTACTAGGCAATGAACCACACCCAGAACTAGAAGGGCAATGGAATTGTGTGACCACGGATCTTGCATCTGCAAACCGAGATTGGCGACACGACCGAGTGAAGCTCCAACAAGCGATCGAAGCTCAGTTGGCTTAG
- the luxU gene encoding quorum-sensing phosphorelay protein LuxU, whose product MMKVLNQQKVDELAGEIGQENVPVLLEIFLGELKGYYEHLELNKDTDTSKYLADISHALKSSAASFGADSLCNFAISLDAKVKQALPVTDIDFQDMQELLLSTYTEYQQLMTDL is encoded by the coding sequence ATGATGAAAGTATTAAATCAGCAAAAAGTTGATGAACTTGCCGGTGAGATAGGGCAAGAAAATGTCCCAGTGTTATTGGAAATCTTTTTAGGTGAATTGAAGGGATACTACGAGCACCTAGAACTAAACAAAGATACCGATACGTCTAAGTATTTGGCCGATATCAGCCATGCATTGAAGAGCAGTGCTGCGAGTTTTGGTGCTGATTCTCTGTGTAATTTTGCTATTAGCTTAGACGCAAAAGTGAAGCAAGCATTGCCCGTGACTGATATTGATTTTCAAGATATGCAGGAGCTTCTGCTATCGACTTATACTGAATATCAGCAGTTGATGACGGATCTCTAA
- the luxO gene encoding quorum-sensing sigma-54 dependent transcriptional regulator LuxO has product MQSKTLDNKSKYLLMVEDTASVAALYRSYLTPLEIDINIVGTGRDAIESLNHRIPDLILLDLRLPDMTGMDVLFAVKQKYPEVPVIFMTAHGSIDTAVEAMRHGSQDFLIKPCEADRLRITVNNAIRKATKLKNSSEHPGNQNYQGFIGSSQTMQQVYRTIDSAASSKASIFITGESGTGKEVCAEAIHAASKRGDKPFIAINCAAIPKDLIESELFGHVKGAFTGAATDRQGAAELADGGTLFLDELCEMDLELQTKLLRFIQTGTFQKVGSSKMKSVDVRFVCATNRDPWKEVQEGRFREDLYYRLYVIPLHLPPLRERGEDVIEIAYSLLGYMSVEEGKAFVRFAQEVLDRFNQYEWPGNVRQLQNVLRNVVVLNNGKEITLNMLPPPLNQPIENSLRLKEKQSEDITVKDIFPLWITEKTAIEQAIKACDGNIPRAAGFLDVSPSTIYRKLQTWNAKQ; this is encoded by the coding sequence ATGCAATCAAAAACGTTAGATAACAAATCAAAGTATTTGTTGATGGTGGAGGATACGGCGTCAGTCGCAGCGTTATATCGCTCGTATCTTACACCGCTCGAAATTGATATCAACATTGTTGGCACTGGCCGCGATGCAATTGAGAGTTTGAATCATCGAATCCCTGACCTCATTTTATTAGATCTACGTCTGCCTGATATGACGGGCATGGACGTGCTCTTTGCTGTAAAACAAAAATACCCTGAAGTGCCCGTTATCTTTATGACAGCGCACGGTTCTATCGATACCGCCGTAGAAGCGATGCGTCATGGCTCTCAGGACTTCCTTATCAAGCCGTGTGAAGCCGACCGACTTCGTATTACGGTGAACAATGCGATCCGCAAAGCGACCAAGCTTAAGAACAGCTCTGAACATCCGGGAAACCAGAATTATCAAGGCTTCATTGGCAGTAGCCAAACCATGCAGCAGGTTTACCGAACTATCGATTCCGCCGCATCGAGTAAAGCGAGCATTTTCATTACCGGTGAAAGTGGTACGGGTAAAGAGGTGTGTGCAGAAGCGATTCACGCGGCGAGTAAGCGTGGCGATAAGCCTTTCATCGCAATCAACTGTGCAGCAATTCCTAAAGATTTGATTGAAAGTGAGCTGTTTGGCCACGTTAAAGGTGCATTTACGGGCGCGGCTACGGATCGTCAAGGTGCAGCTGAATTGGCTGATGGAGGCACACTGTTCCTCGATGAGCTGTGTGAGATGGATCTTGAACTGCAAACCAAGCTTCTACGTTTTATCCAAACGGGTACTTTTCAAAAGGTAGGCTCTTCGAAGATGAAGAGTGTGGACGTTCGTTTTGTTTGTGCGACTAACCGTGACCCTTGGAAAGAAGTACAAGAAGGTCGCTTTAGAGAAGACTTATACTACCGTTTGTACGTGATTCCTCTGCACTTGCCGCCATTGCGTGAACGTGGTGAAGATGTCATCGAGATTGCATACTCATTATTGGGCTACATGTCGGTTGAAGAAGGTAAGGCGTTTGTGCGTTTTGCTCAAGAAGTGTTGGATCGCTTTAACCAATATGAGTGGCCGGGTAACGTTCGTCAGCTACAAAACGTATTGCGAAATGTGGTGGTATTGAATAATGGTAAAGAGATTACTCTGAACATGCTTCCGCCACCATTGAATCAACCGATTGAAAATAGCCTGCGCCTGAAAGAGAAGCAGAGTGAAGACATCACAGTAAAAGATATTTTCCCATTGTGGATCACTGAGAAAACGGCAATCGAACAAGCCATAAAAGCGTGTGATGGCAACATCCCTCGCGCGGCTGGTTTCTTGGATGTCAGTCCATCAACGATATACCGTAAATTGCAAACGTGGAATGCGAAGCAGTAA